The window TCGACTTTTACGACCGCCTGGTCGACGCGCTGCTCGAAAAAGACATCGCCCCCTACGCCACGCTCTACCACTGGGACCTGCCGCAGACGCTCGAGGACCAAGGCGGCTGGCGCAACCGTGACACCGCCCACGCCTTCGCCGACTACACCCACGCCACGGTCGCGCGCCTCGGTGACCGCGTGACGAGCTGGGCGACGCTCAACGAACCCTACTGCGCCGCCGTACTCGGCCACCAGACCGGCGAACACGCGCCGGGCATGAGGTTCCTGAAGGCGACCTTCGCCGCCGCACACCACCTGCTGCTCGCCCACGGCCTCGCCATCCCCGTGATCCGCGACCAGGCCCCGCAGGCTGACGCCGGTATCGTGCTCAACTTCACCCCCGCCTACCCCGCGAGCGACAGCGACGCAGACAAAAAAGCCACTGCCATCAAAGACGGCTTCGACAACCGCTGGTACGTCGAACCCATCGCCGGCACCGGCTACCCCGAAGACACCGTCAACGCGATGGGCTGGGACCAAGCGGAGATCCAACCCGACGACCTCAATGCCATTGCAGCCCCCGTCGACTTCCTCGGCGTCAACTACTACACCCGCCAGGTCATCTCGGCGGAGGGGCCAGTTGAGCCGACCTTGCCCGTCACCGACATGGGCTGGGAGATTCACCCCGACGGCTTGTACGACACCCTGCGCACGCTCCACACGCACAGGCGCTTCACCAAGTTGTACATCACCGAAAACGGCGCGGCGATGCCGGACACGGCAGACGACACGGATCGGGTCGACGACCAGGACCGCATCGACTACCTGGAGCGGCACCTCGAGTCGCTGCTGCGCGCACGGCGGGACGGTGTACCGGTCGAGGGCTATTTCGGGTGGTCACTGTTGGACAACTTCGAATGGGCGCTCGGCTACGCAAAGCGCTTTGGCCTGGTCCGCGTGAATTTCGACACCCTTGCCCGCACACCGAAAGCCAGCGCCCTGTGGCTGCGGGACGCTGTGCGCGCCGGACGCGCTTCCCGTTGAGACACCTGACAAGACCAGCACGGTGACCGCACCCGCACCGTTGAAAACGCCAAACGCTGGACTTGACCAACCCCCTCCACTCGAAATCGACTGCGTTCGGCGGGGTGGTAGCGTACCCTTTTACCGTCTCCATGCCGTTGAAAAGGAACCAAAACGCTGTGACTGACACCACGTCCGACTTGAT of the Pseudomonadota bacterium genome contains:
- a CDS encoding GH1 family beta-glucosidase, which produces MSNAFDFPPDFVWGTATSAYQIEGATDVNGRGESIWDRFCTVPGAIADGSDGRIACDHYHRYREDVDLIATLGFNAYRFSIAWPRVIPNGTGPVNAKGLDFYDRLVDALLEKDIAPYATLYHWDLPQTLEDQGGWRNRDTAHAFADYTHATVARLGDRVTSWATLNEPYCAAVLGHQTGEHAPGMRFLKATFAAAHHLLLAHGLAIPVIRDQAPQADAGIVLNFTPAYPASDSDADKKATAIKDGFDNRWYVEPIAGTGYPEDTVNAMGWDQAEIQPDDLNAIAAPVDFLGVNYYTRQVISAEGPVEPTLPVTDMGWEIHPDGLYDTLRTLHTHRRFTKLYITENGAAMPDTADDTDRVDDQDRIDYLERHLESLLRARRDGVPVEGYFGWSLLDNFEWALGYAKRFGLVRVNFDTLARTPKASALWLRDAVRAGRASR